From the genome of Planctomycetia bacterium:
GGAGTCGAAGACTCCGAGCCGAGGGACAACTTCGAGGATCGAACCGGCTCCGGTGTCATGTCAATTCGCCGTTTTAACTTTCCGTTGCGTCGAAGAATCCGGGTACTTGCTTCAGAATCGTTTTCAAGCGTTCGAGTGCGCGAACGTAGCGAATGCTCGCCGCCTTCACTTCGATGCCGAGCACTTCGGCCGTTTCCTTGTTCGTCAGTTCCTCGAAGTGTCGCAAGGCCAGCACTTCGCGGTCGGTCGGGTTCATGTCGTCGAGCGCCGTCGTGACGAGCTCCGACAACTCGGCTCGCTGCGCCGCCTGGCTCGGCGACGACAACCGGCCCAGGAGTTGGAACGACATCGTCAGCGAAGTCCCGTCGGCCAAGCGCGCCTGGATCGACTGTTCGCGGCCGGCGTCGCGCATTTGCGCGCCGATGTGCCGACGATGGAAGTCGATCAAGGTTTGTCCGACGATCAAACGCAACCACACGAAACCGGTCATCGGCTGCGAAGTTCGGAAGGCGTCGATCCGTCGGGCCGCGTCGACGTAAGCCTCTTGCAAGACGTCTTCGGCATCGACGCGACCTCGCAGTCGCGGATCGAGCCGAAATTGCACCATCCGAGCCAATCGCATCCGGTGACTCGCAAAAAACTCGACCAGCGCCGCCTCTTCGCCCGAAAGCATTCGAGCGGTCAGCGGATCGCGGGACAGGGAGTCGTCGCGAGCACCTAGTTTAGAAACGGAATCGTTCATAAAGCGTCTACAAAAAAATATCCGGAGGGGAGAAATCCTACGGTTTCCCTCGATCATAACCGGTATTACGTCGCTCGTCGTCGGGGGTTCGAGCCGGTCTCGAAAGAGGCCGGCCGTTTTTTCGGCGGAGTTGTAGACGCCGGGCCGGAGCCGCCGTTTATCTAGGTAGAGCAGCACGGTTTTCTAACAATTAAAGACCCTTGGTTTCGAAGGCTTCCGGCCATGAGCATTGTCGACCGACTATCGCACCTCACGATTAAAGACGACGGTTTCCTCTTCGACTCGACGACCGGCGACACCTACGTCGCCAACCCGACCGCCTTGGCGATCTTGCGCTGGATGCAAGACGGCTGCGATGAAGTTCAAGCGGCCGATGAAGCGGTGCGCAGATTCGATGCCGGCGAGACCGAGATTCGCCGCGACGTCGCCGACCTCGTCGCCCGACTTCGCTCTTGGCAGTTGTTGTAAGCCGCTCGTTCAAGAATCGTCGCTCGAAAAAAATCTACCGCCCCGTACGCTACCGAAAAAGAAGCAACTATGACCGTGATCATCAGCATGAAGGGCATTACGGTCGGTATCTCCGGCATCAACGCCGCCGACAACCCCGGGCCCGGCACCGGCATCGCCCGGAGCTTGAAGGAAGATTTGGATCTCAACGTCCGGACGCTCGGGCTCGCCTACGATGCGCTCGAGCCGGGCATCTACATGGACTGGTTGTTCGACCAGTCGTATACGTTGCCCTATCCTTCGGCCGGCGGCGGCGAGTTCGTCGAGCGGTTGCTCGAAGTGCAAGCGGCCCACGGCCTCGATTGGATCATTCCGAATCTCGATATCGAGCTGCCGCTGTATATCAAGTATGCCGACGTGCTCGAGCGCCACGGTATTCGGACCTTCTTGCCGACGATGAAGCAGTTTCGTTTGCGCGGCAAAGACAAGCTCGTCGAGGTCGCCGCGACGATCGACGTCGATGTGCCCGAGACGTTCGTCGTGTCGAGCGAAGACGAATTGTTTCACGCTTGCGAAAAGCTCGGCTATCCGGTGATGGTGAAAGGGGCTTACTACCAAGCGCATCGCGCCTACACGGCCTTGGAAGCGGTCGCGAAGTTTCGCGCCGTGGCTGCCGAATGGGGCTATCCCGTCATCGTGCAACAGATGGTCACCGGGGACGAGTTGAACCTGGTCGGCGTCGGCGACGGCGAAGGAGGTTTGCTCGGCGCCGTCTCGATGAAAAAGATTTCCACGACTTCGCTCGGCAAGGTCTGGTCGGCCGTGACGCTGAAGAACCCGCTGATGGACGAAGCGGCCGAGCGGTTCGTCGCCGGCTTGAAATGGCGTGGGCCGTTCGAGCTGGAGTGCATTCTCGACGCGCGGCAAGAGAAACTTTATCTGATCGAGATCAATCCCCGCTTCCCGGCTTGGTCGTACTTTGCGACCGGCGTCGGTTTGAATCTGCCGGCCCGGATGCTGCGCACGGCGATGGGCTTGCCGCTGCCGCCGCTGCCCGACTACGAAGCCGGCCGATTTTTCATGCGCTATACCGACGAGATGGTGACGAGCCTGGACCGTTTTCAAACCGTGATGACGCGAGGAGCCGCCCGATGAAAATGGTCTACGAGAAGCCGATGGTGATGAAGCTGCAAAGCAAGATGATGAACAAGTTCGGCGTCGGAGCGACGTCGCATCGTCGGGTGCGCAAGGCGATCGACGGCGTGCGCGTCTCCGAGCTCGTCGAAAAATACGGCTCGCCGCTGTTCGTGTATTCGGAGCGAGCGCTGCGCCGCCGTTTCTCGCAGCTGCGCTCCGCCTTCACGACCCGCTATCCGCACGTCACGTTCGGCTGGTCTTACAAGACGAACTATCTCAAGGCCATCTGCGCGCTGATGCACCAAGAAGGGGCCGTCGCCGAGATCGTCTCGCAGATGGAGTATGAAAAAGCGAAGGCGCTCGGTGTGCCCGGCGAGCAGATCATCTTCAACGGGCCGCATAAGCCGTACGAAGTGCTGCTCAAGGCGATCGCGGAAGGAGTGACCGTCAACGTCGATCATCTCGACGAGATCGACGACCTGCAACGAATCGCCGAGCAACTCGGCCGGACGATCGACGTCGGAATCCGGCTCAATATGGATGTCGGCATCCATCCGCAATGGTCGCGGTTCGGCTTCAACCTGGAGTCGGGCCAAGCGCTCGATGCCGCGAAGCGCATGGTCCGCGGCGGCAAACTGCGCATCACCGGGCTGCATTGCCATATCGGCACGTATATCCTCGACGAGACGGCCTACGCGCGACAGGTCGAGAAGATGGTGAAGTTCGGTTACGAGTTGCAGAACTTGTTCGGCTTCGAGATGGAATACATCGACGTCGGCGGCGGGTTCCCTTCGCGCAGCAAACTCAAGGGAACCTATCTCTCGCCCGACGTTTCGGTTCCTTCGCTCGACGACTTCGCCGAGCAGATCTGCGACGCGCTGGCGAACACGCTCCGCTCGGGCCATCAGCCGCGGCTGATCGTCGAAGCCGGCCGGACGCTCGTCGACGAGGCCGGTTACCTCATCAGCACCATTCAAGCGACGAAGCGCCTCGCCGACGGCACGCGGGCCTACGTGGCCGACGCCGGCGTGAACCTATTGTTCACTTCGTTCTGGTACAAGTATCAAGTCGAAGTCGATCGCGAAGTCTCCGGGCCGAACGAAACGAGCGTCGTCTATGGGCCGCTCTGCATGAACATCGACGCGATCGACGACGGCGTGGCGCTGCCGCCGCTCGATCGAGGCCATCGGCTGATCTTCTCGCCGGTCGGGGCGTATAACAACACGCAGTGGTTGCAGTTCATCGAGTATCGCCCGAACGTCGTGATGGTGATGGAGAACGGCGACGTCGAACTGATCCGCGAGCGGGAAGACCTGAGCGATATCGAACGGCGCGAAGTGTTGCCGGAGCGATTGCAGTCGAACGACGCCGGCATTCGCCCGTGGCGTGAGTTGGCGTAGCGGGCGAGTTGTTCAGTTCTCGACCTCCGAGGCGAGCGGCCGGTGTGAACCGGCCGTTAGGGGCGCGCTCGGATTCATCTTACCGGCGATGCGTTTCGGCGGGTTCAACAGTGGCTTCAAAACCCTGACATGACTGTCCCCGCTCGCCTCAGACGCGGCGATCGTCTTAAACCCGCTCGTAAGGAAATTCCTGATATTTTCTTTTAGTGAGGAAGGCTAGGGTAGCATGCTCGACATTTATAGCGCTATCGGTTCGGACGATGTCAAAGGCGGCCTCCCTCGATGCTTCGTGCTCGTCACCTCTTCGCCGGTGAAGCTTCATGAGCGGCGATTCCGCGTCGCTCTCGACCAACTGGATCCTCGGCCGACTCACCGAGCCTGAACACCGGTCGTTCCTCGCGCGGCTGCAGCTCGTGCCGCTGCGCTTCAACGACGTGATCTATGAAGCCGGCGACCCGCTGAAGCAGGTCTACTTTCCGATTCGCGGCGCGCTCTCGGCGCTGGCGATGATGGAAGGGGGAGACGGCATCGAGATCGCGAGCATCGGCAAAGAAGGGCTCGTCGGCTGTTCGACCTGTAACGAAGCGACCCACTCGCCGTACAAAGTCATCGTGCAATCGGCGGGAGAAGCCTATCGCCTCGAGGCCGCGGTGATGCAAGAAGAGCTCAAGCTGAACCCGACGCTGCGCCGGCTGCTCGAGCTTTCTCAGGCGACGTTTCTCGCGGCCGTCTCGCAAACCGCGGCTTGCAACGGTTTGCACACCGTCATGCAACGCTGCTGCCGTTGGCTGCTCACGTCGTGCGATCGGCTCGAATCGAACGAGCTGCCGCATACGCACGAATTTCTCGCGCTGATGCTCGGCGTCCGCCGCCCGAGCGTGACGGATGTGCTTCAGCCGCTCCAGCAGCAGGAAATCATCCGGCATAGCCGCGGCCGGATCACGATCGTCGACCATCGCGCGCTCGAAGAGCGGGCTTGCGAATGCTACCGCACCACGAAGGAAAATCGGCGTCGGTTGCTCGAGAAGTTTCCCTCCGGCGAACGCGATGGCTTCGCCGGTGCGCACGCCTTCAATCCGGCTTCTTAGCCGCGGCCCATTCGGGCAACTCCGACGTGAACTCCAAGCGCTCGCCCGTGAGCGGGTGGCGAAACGAGAGCCGATGCGCAAGCAGACAGAGCGGCGGATCGTCGACGGCGTGCGTCTGCATCTCGCCGAGTCGATGACCTGTGAGATAAGAACGATCGCCGCAGATCGGGAAGCCGAGATGCCAGAGATGGATCCGAATCTGATTCGTCCGGCCGGTCAGCGGACGGACCTCGAGCAGCGTGGTGCCGTCGTCGAAGCGGTGGAGCGTCTTGAACTCCGTGCGCGAGGGAAGCCCGGCCACGAGGTCGATCGTCCGAAGTCCGGCTTCGAGCGTCTCGGCTCCAATCGGCGCATCGCAAAAGAATTCTTCCTCGCGCGGTAGGCCGACGACGCGCGCGAGGTAGATCTTCTCGACGCTCCCTTCCGCGAACTGCGGCTGTAGCAGGCCCGCGAAGTGGCGTGTGCGCGAGAAGACGACGAGCCCGCTCGTGTTGGCATCGAGCCGATGAGCGGGCCGAGGTTTCTGCGGCGCGTACACGGTTTGCAGAATCGATTGGAGCGTGTTGCGGTTGAACCTACCGCTCGGATGGAGCGGCAACGGAGCCGGCTTGTGCAACACGATAAACGCTTCGTCTTCATGCACGATCCGAATCGCGGCGTTGACGTCGGGCTCGGTGGTAGCGGGCTCGGAGTTGAGATACCGCTCGCCGCCGCGCACCCTATGCTCGGCCGGCACGGGACGCTCATCGACATCGAGGATGCGGCCCGAGGCGCAGAGCTCGGCCCAATGTTCGCGCGGAACATGCGCGAAGATGCCGCAGAGAAAGTCGAGCAACGTCGCCCGATCGAACGCGGCGGGAACGATCAGCGGGCGATAGTTGTGATAAGGAATGCTGCCCGGTAGCGGCGCGACCGCGGCGCGCAGCGCGCGTTGCCGAGCCGCGAGCGCTCGGGCCCGTTGCTCTTCGCCGGGGGCGAAGCAGTAGGGGCACGAGACCCCTTTCACGAAGCGGGCGTCTTGCTGGTCTTCGGCCGTGAGCGGAGTTTGGCAAGCATAGCACTGATCGCTTTCGGTCTCGCGCAGCGAAGGATCGAGGCCGACGCGGTAATCGAAGACGAAGCACTCGCCGTCGTAGTGCGCTGCGCCGCACTCTTCGAAGTATTTGAGGATGCCGCCGTCGAGCTGATGGATCTGCTCGTAACCTTCGCGCTCCATGAAAGGTCCGGCCTTCTCGCAACGAATGCCGCCGGTGCAGAACATCACGACCGGCTGCTGCTTCAATTCCTCGGGTAAGCGCACGACCGCGTTCGGAAACTCGCGAAAGTGGTCGATGCCGACCGTAACCGCGCCGCGAAACGTGCCGAGCTTGATCTCGTAGTCGTTGCGCGTGTCGAGCAAGGTGACGGGCCGACCTTCATCGAGCCATCGCTTCAACTCCTGCGGCGAGATCTTCGGCGCCGGCTTTCGCGCGGGATCGATCCCCTCGACGCCGAACGCAATGATTTCCTTCTTGATGCGCACGAGCATGCGCGAGAACGGCTGCCGCGCGCTCTCGCTGATCTTCACCGGCAGATTTTCCAGGCCTGCGATGCTACGCAGCTCGGCGAGCAGCGCGTCGACGCCCTCACGCGCACCGGCGACGAAGAGGTTGATTCCTTCGGTGCTGAGCAGGATCGTCCCCTTGAGGTTGCGCGAACGAGCGAGCGCGATCAAGCGTTCGCGGAGCGGCTTCAGATCCGCGAGCGGCGCAAACTTGTACGCGGCGACGTTGACGATCGGCGCGGCGGCGTCGAGCGGAGCAGGGGACGAACTCATGATACTTTTTCGGCCGCGTCGATCCGGGGGCGGAAACGTGACAGTACCGCCGTATT
Proteins encoded in this window:
- a CDS encoding sigma-70 family RNA polymerase sigma factor, with protein sequence MRLARMVQFRLDPRLRGRVDAEDVLQEAYVDAARRIDAFRTSQPMTGFVWLRLIVGQTLIDFHRRHIGAQMRDAGREQSIQARLADGTSLTMSFQLLGRLSSPSQAAQRAELSELVTTALDDMNPTDREVLALRHFEELTNKETAEVLGIEVKAASIRYVRALERLKTILKQVPGFFDATES
- a CDS encoding PqqD family peptide modification chaperone is translated as MSIVDRLSHLTIKDDGFLFDSTTGDTYVANPTALAILRWMQDGCDEVQAADEAVRRFDAGETEIRRDVADLVARLRSWQLL
- a CDS encoding ATP-grasp domain-containing protein; translated protein: MKGITVGISGINAADNPGPGTGIARSLKEDLDLNVRTLGLAYDALEPGIYMDWLFDQSYTLPYPSAGGGEFVERLLEVQAAHGLDWIIPNLDIELPLYIKYADVLERHGIRTFLPTMKQFRLRGKDKLVEVAATIDVDVPETFVVSSEDELFHACEKLGYPVMVKGAYYQAHRAYTALEAVAKFRAVAAEWGYPVIVQQMVTGDELNLVGVGDGEGGLLGAVSMKKISTTSLGKVWSAVTLKNPLMDEAAERFVAGLKWRGPFELECILDARQEKLYLIEINPRFPAWSYFATGVGLNLPARMLRTAMGLPLPPLPDYEAGRFFMRYTDEMVTSLDRFQTVMTRGAAR
- a CDS encoding alanine racemase, whose product is MKMVYEKPMVMKLQSKMMNKFGVGATSHRRVRKAIDGVRVSELVEKYGSPLFVYSERALRRRFSQLRSAFTTRYPHVTFGWSYKTNYLKAICALMHQEGAVAEIVSQMEYEKAKALGVPGEQIIFNGPHKPYEVLLKAIAEGVTVNVDHLDEIDDLQRIAEQLGRTIDVGIRLNMDVGIHPQWSRFGFNLESGQALDAAKRMVRGGKLRITGLHCHIGTYILDETAYARQVEKMVKFGYELQNLFGFEMEYIDVGGGFPSRSKLKGTYLSPDVSVPSLDDFAEQICDALANTLRSGHQPRLIVEAGRTLVDEAGYLISTIQATKRLADGTRAYVADAGVNLLFTSFWYKYQVEVDREVSGPNETSVVYGPLCMNIDAIDDGVALPPLDRGHRLIFSPVGAYNNTQWLQFIEYRPNVVMVMENGDVELIREREDLSDIERREVLPERLQSNDAGIRPWRELA
- a CDS encoding Crp/Fnr family transcriptional regulator, coding for MSGDSASLSTNWILGRLTEPEHRSFLARLQLVPLRFNDVIYEAGDPLKQVYFPIRGALSALAMMEGGDGIEIASIGKEGLVGCSTCNEATHSPYKVIVQSAGEAYRLEAAVMQEELKLNPTLRRLLELSQATFLAAVSQTAACNGLHTVMQRCCRWLLTSCDRLESNELPHTHEFLALMLGVRRPSVTDVLQPLQQQEIIRHSRGRITIVDHRALEERACECYRTTKENRRRLLEKFPSGERDGFAGAHAFNPAS
- a CDS encoding sulfurtransferase; the encoded protein is MSSSPAPLDAAAPIVNVAAYKFAPLADLKPLRERLIALARSRNLKGTILLSTEGINLFVAGAREGVDALLAELRSIAGLENLPVKISESARQPFSRMLVRIKKEIIAFGVEGIDPARKPAPKISPQELKRWLDEGRPVTLLDTRNDYEIKLGTFRGAVTVGIDHFREFPNAVVRLPEELKQQPVVMFCTGGIRCEKAGPFMEREGYEQIHQLDGGILKYFEECGAAHYDGECFVFDYRVGLDPSLRETESDQCYACQTPLTAEDQQDARFVKGVSCPYCFAPGEEQRARALAARQRALRAAVAPLPGSIPYHNYRPLIVPAAFDRATLLDFLCGIFAHVPREHWAELCASGRILDVDERPVPAEHRVRGGERYLNSEPATTEPDVNAAIRIVHEDEAFIVLHKPAPLPLHPSGRFNRNTLQSILQTVYAPQKPRPAHRLDANTSGLVVFSRTRHFAGLLQPQFAEGSVEKIYLARVVGLPREEEFFCDAPIGAETLEAGLRTIDLVAGLPSRTEFKTLHRFDDGTTLLEVRPLTGRTNQIRIHLWHLGFPICGDRSYLTGHRLGEMQTHAVDDPPLCLLAHRLSFRHPLTGERLEFTSELPEWAAAKKPD